One window from the genome of Rhizoctonia solani chromosome 15, complete sequence encodes:
- a CDS encoding Retrotransposon gag protein — protein sequence MPGLGAMGRTSLIMPQVQSGWSVPSFCTHTPAPVAALPHVYSPMSFDYMSYHKLFDMVAQNMMVLKKEFSQLQGAYESQHDQIALLRGELEEHWEHAKKWHQFYSNQIQGAAASIQAVQDQLVHNSTLCPTALVPPPPAPTSSNISPSLSPSDLKFAKPNKFGVNHSHKEKVLWVTSYFEGAAEDWVGPYKERKVFRGEAVPLLEDIDVFWAKFTKHYVDTNCNEKYCQKWNNLQQKSSVQEYTQEFQQYSISLGYSNETVVTTL from the exons atgcctggtttgggTGCAATGGGCAGGACTAGTCTGATCATGCCCCAAGTACAATCTGGTTGGTCTGTACCCTCTTTTTGTAcccatactcctgctcctgtgGCTGCACTgcctcatgtatattctcCCATGTCCTTTGATTACATGTCTTATCACAAACtatttgatatggttgcACAAAATATGATGGTTTTAAAAAAGGAGTTCTCTCAATTGCAAGGGGCTTATGAAAGCCAACATGACCAAATTGCATTATTGAGAGGAGAACTAGAAGAGCATTGGGAACATGCCAAGAAATGGCACCAATTTTATTCAaatcaaattcaaggagctgCTGCTTCCATTCAAGCTGTGCAAGACCAGCTAGTCCACAATTCCACCCTTTGCCCTACTGCTCTTGTTCCTCCCCCACCTGCTCCCACTTCTTCCAATATTTCCCCATCTTTGTCTCCTTCTGATCTCAAATTTGCCAAACCAAATAAATTTG GGGTGAACCACTCCCACAAAGAAAAGGTACTGTGGGTAACTTCATACTTTGAGGGTGCAGCAGAAGACTGGGTTGGACCctacaaggaaaggaaggtaTTCAGGGGAGAAGCAGTCCCCCTTTTGGAAGACATTGATGTGTTCTGGGCCAAGTTCACCAAACATTATGTGGACACCAATTGCAATGAGAAGTActgccaaaaatggaacaacCTGCAACAAAAATCTTCTGTCCAGGAATATACTCAAGAGTTCCAACAGTATTCCATTTCTTTGGGTTACAGCAATGAGACTGTTGTAAccacactgtaa